Below is a genomic region from Actinomyces weissii.
CTGGACGTGCGGGTGGCAGGGTTCGCAGACGTCTACAACCCGCAAGGGCAGTGGGCTTCCTTGAACGACTCCTCCATGCCCCAGGTCGCGGAGGCGATCACCAACGTCGGTGACGCCATCAAGGACTACGACACCGACTACTGGACGGCCCTGGAAGGGGCGCGCCAGGACCTGGCGGACCACGCCCAGGACGGCTGCCAGGCCGTCATCTGGTTCTCAGACGGCGCTTTCGACCTGGACGTGCGGGAGGGCTCAGCAGCCCAGGAGCAGGTGGGGGACACCAAGCCCTACGCCCCGGGCGCGAGCCTGACCAGCGAGGCCGGGGTGGGGGCGGCAGAGAAGAAAGGTGCGGAGGACCTGTGCCGGGCCACCGGGCTGGCTGACCAGCTGCGTTCCTCCGGCATCACCCTCATAGGTGTAGGGCTGTCCACCGGTGGCGCGGACTTCGGGCTGATGCACCGGGTCGTCTCCGGCGGAGGAGACTACGCCGCCCGCAACGGGGTGGTCGCCTGTGGCGACGTCAGTGAGCCGGAAGGCGCCTTCTACCAGGTGTCGGACATCGACTCCCTGCTGCTCGCCTTTGACCTGGTCTCCGCTCCCGGCACCCAGGTGTCGCAGAGCAACGCCTTGATCTGCCAGGGGGCGGTCTGCCAGGAGGGGGAGACCAGCTTTGTGCTGGACAGCACCCTCCAGGCCGTGCACATCCTGGCCACCGCAGACGTGGAGGGCCTGGAGGTGCACGTCATGCCTCCCGGTGCCAGCACCGCCGTGAGCTTGCCGTCCACCACCAAGGGGCCGCAGACGCAGCACGGTATCCGCTCGGAGTGGCTGACCGGAAAGACCCTGCAGATCGACCTGTCAGCCAAGGACATCAGCAGCTGGGACGGCCAGTGGCGCCTGACCTTCGTGGACAAGCAGGCGAGCTCGCAGGGACGGCAGGCGCATATCAACACCCACCTGTCGTCGCCGCTCACCCTGTCGTGGCAGAACCTCGCTGACACGCCGCTGCGGCAGGGGGAGACCATAGACGGCGCGCAGATCGCCCTGCTGGAGCGGGCAGGCGGCGCCGTCGTGGACAGCTCCCGCATCAAGGGCTCAGTCAGCTACAGCGTCTCCCTGTTCGACGCGCAGGGGCAGCAGCACAAGCTGCTGGAGTCCTCGGACCTGAGCCGGCTCCAGCAGCCGCTGAGCCTCCAGATCGGCCCGGACGTGCCCCTGGGGGCCGCCACCCTGACCACCTCGGTCACCGTGACCACGGCTGCGGTCACCGTTGGCGGCCAGAGCATTGAGGGCACCACGCTGGCCCCCACCCTCAGCTCCGTGCCGGTCACGGTGAACCCGCCCCTGGACTTCCCGGTGCTGGCCAAGCAGGCCGACTTCGGTCTGCTGGAGGAGCAGGTCAGTGCGAGCACGGAGCTGGCCGTGACCGGCCCCGGCTGCGTCTGGCTGGAGCCCGACGACGTCGTGCTGACCGGGGCCCCGGCTGAGGCGGGCACCATCAAGATCAGCTCCACGGCCAGCAACCAGGACAACTGCGTGTCGGTAGAGGAAGGTGCCACCGCCGCCCTGCCGCTGACGCTAAGCGTCTCCGACCACGCCAACGGTGCGCTGACAGGGGCGCTCAAGGTATCGGTGGCCCCCAAGGACCACCCCGAGCGGGCCCAGCAGATCGAGGTGCCCTTTACGGCGGACATGCGCCGTCCCCTGGACGTGGGTACCGCCTGGACCGCCTTCGTGCTGGTGCTCCTGGCTGGTATCGGCCTGCCCCTGGCGGCCCTGTACCTATTCCGGTTCCTGGCCGGGCGTATCCGGCCGGGGCTGCTGACGAGCGGCGTGAAGGTGGTGGAGGTCCCCGGCCCGGGCCAGGGCGCCAGCATCAGCTTCGCTCTGCCCGAGCTTGAGACCCGCTCGGTCAGGCAACCCGTGCGAGAGCTCCAGGTCGCCGGGTACCGCCTGCGGGTGCACCTGGGCTGGTCTCCCACCTCCTTGCCTGAGGTCCGGCTGGTGGAGCCCAAGGTTCCTTCCGTCTCCGGGGTCCTGGTTGGGGCACGTAACGGCTGTGCCCGTCTGCCGCTTGAGATCCGGGGGCACTGGGTGGCTGTTGCGGACCAGCCAGACTCCCCCAGCAGGGTCAGCCTGCTGGTGCTGGCAGCCGACAGTGACCCGCAGACCATCGGGGCCATCACCGCTGACGCCGCTGAGCGCCTGGGTCGTACGGTGGCCGAGTCCTTCCCGGCCGCCCCGCAGGCGAGCACCGGCCCTGACGTCGGCGCTGTTGGCGCTGCTAATCCCTTTGCTCCGGCAGGTGGTGGGCCGGTTCCTGACGGCGGTACCGCGGGTAACCCCTTCGCCGCCCAGCCAGAGGCCTTCAACCCCTTCGCGCCCGGCCCCGGCAGGGGCGGCAGCCCTAACCCCTTCGGGCCGGTGGGCGGACAGCAGCTCTGAGAGCTTTTCCGATAGACAGTCTTCTTCCACCTGACGCAGGAGAGCTTCTGCGCCGCCGACAATACGGCTGAAAGGAACAGCGCATATGTACAAGGTGCTCGTCATCGGATGTGGCGGCTCGGGAGCCAAGACCTTGGCGTACATGATGGACCAGCTACGGGCGGACCTGGCCGTATTCGGGATCAAGGAGATACCCGGCTGCTGGCAGTTCCTGAACGTGGACACCCCCCTGCAGGAGGAGGAGGGCCAGGCCGTAGGCTCCGTCAGCAAGCAGGGTGGCGCCTACGTGGCCTGCGGAGTGGCTTCCGGCGAGTACGCGGTGGTGGACCAGGCGCTGACTGAGAGGGTGCAGCAAGGTGCCCCTGAAGGGCTCAGGCACCTGGCCACCTGGATGCCTCGTCACCCCCGGGACGTGACCTTCCCGGTCACCGTGGGGGCGGGGCAGTTCCGGGGGATCGGTCGGCTGCTGATCCTGTCCAAGTTGCGGGAGGTCTCCCACGCGGTGGAGGCAGCGATGGCGCGCATGTCATCCCCCGAGTCGCAGGAGCAGGCAGCGCGGGTGGCGGCGGTCGTACCGGGTGCGGGCACCGTGCCGGACATCTCCGCCCCGC
It encodes:
- a CDS encoding vWA domain-containing protein, whose translation is MTASLQRAPRRLLASVYALCLVASLVLGLSPQVQAQEPPAPQSGGMAKFGACLAGQGHGSLVLLMDQSGSLTSTDPDKSRVVSAKYLAERLNDFSKRTGFTLDVRVAGFADVYNPQGQWASLNDSSMPQVAEAITNVGDAIKDYDTDYWTALEGARQDLADHAQDGCQAVIWFSDGAFDLDVREGSAAQEQVGDTKPYAPGASLTSEAGVGAAEKKGAEDLCRATGLADQLRSSGITLIGVGLSTGGADFGLMHRVVSGGGDYAARNGVVACGDVSEPEGAFYQVSDIDSLLLAFDLVSAPGTQVSQSNALICQGAVCQEGETSFVLDSTLQAVHILATADVEGLEVHVMPPGASTAVSLPSTTKGPQTQHGIRSEWLTGKTLQIDLSAKDISSWDGQWRLTFVDKQASSQGRQAHINTHLSSPLTLSWQNLADTPLRQGETIDGAQIALLERAGGAVVDSSRIKGSVSYSVSLFDAQGQQHKLLESSDLSRLQQPLSLQIGPDVPLGAATLTTSVTVTTAAVTVGGQSIEGTTLAPTLSSVPVTVNPPLDFPVLAKQADFGLLEEQVSASTELAVTGPGCVWLEPDDVVLTGAPAEAGTIKISSTASNQDNCVSVEEGATAALPLTLSVSDHANGALTGALKVSVAPKDHPERAQQIEVPFTADMRRPLDVGTAWTAFVLVLLAGIGLPLAALYLFRFLAGRIRPGLLTSGVKVVEVPGPGQGASISFALPELETRSVRQPVRELQVAGYRLRVHLGWSPTSLPEVRLVEPKVPSVSGVLVGARNGCARLPLEIRGHWVAVADQPDSPSRVSLLVLAADSDPQTIGAITADAAERLGRTVAESFPAAPQASTGPDVGAVGAANPFAPAGGGPVPDGGTAGNPFAAQPEAFNPFAPGPGRGGSPNPFGPVGGQQL